Proteins from a genomic interval of Capsicum annuum cultivar UCD-10X-F1 chromosome 4, UCD10Xv1.1, whole genome shotgun sequence:
- the LOC107855195 gene encoding PAN domain-containing protein At5g03700 — translation MYELVFVIYWFVQGYSTCDVHIGYQVSLAIPTSYCRGFMGRAFLMETENQMVPNFRAAISVEANNEKYTCSLDVLLGDVKVWSSGHLSQFYTIDKCVLQLTQYGDLLLTGQDDRVGWKAGTSGQGVKRLHLLGTGNLVLVDALNLIKWQSFNFPTNVMLWGQRLSSRTRLTAFRSNNSSLSYSFEIQYDKIALYLYSGKSKYSYWEYTPVDLDGLNITYVELTSNALEIFNNENHRIGRIKSDKLEPLRFLALENITGNLGFYYYSSDKGKFEASYQALNTTCDLPLACKPYGICTFSEKCSCVRLIKRGDGLLSDCTENVTEGFCGRNESQMLQLQGVMSVLRSNPYKVNVSKEVCANLCLDNCTCVAALHFSLEDSEDDHTKPGECYLYGLARGVKQIQRDGRLSYMVKVPAGTDQDHDKHSHWKKRIPIVVGVVDGIVLLLVLGGIGYYVIRKRRKPCADSTGHSN, via the exons ATGTATGAGCTTGTTTTTGTCATTTACTGGTTTGTTCAGGGTTACTCTACTTGTGACGTTCACATTGGTTATCAGGTAAGTCTTGCTATACCAACATCATATTGCAGAGGATTCATGGGCAGGGCATTTCTGATGGAAACTGAAAACCAAATGGTACCAAATTTTAGAGCTGCAATCAGTGTTGAAGCAAATAATGAGAAATACACATGTTCACTAGATGTTCTTCTTGGAGATGTAAAGGTTTGGAGTTCTGGTCATTTGTCACAGTTCTACACAATAGACAAATGTGTACTTCAGTTAACTCAATATGGAGACTTACTGTTGACGGGTCAAGACGACAGAGTTGGATGGAAAGCTGGAACTTCCGGACAAGGTGTTAAG AGACTGCATTTACTTGGGACAGGTAATTTGGTCTTAGTTGATGCTTTGAACTTGATAAAATGGCAAAGTTTTAATTTCCCTACTAATGTTATGCTTTGGGGCCAGAGACTAAGCTCAAGAACGCGGTTAACGGCTTTCCGTAGCAACAACTCTAGTTTATCATATTCTTTTGAGATTCAGTATGACAAGATTGCATTGTACTTGTACTCTGGAAAATCAAAGTACTCGTACTGGGAATATACGCCCGTGGATTTGGATGGCCTGAATATCACATATGTTGAGTTAACTTCTAACGCGCTGGAGATATTCAACAACGAAAACCATAGAATTGGAAGGATAAAATCAGACAAGCTAGAGCCCCTGAGATTTTTAGCATTGGAAAATATCACAGGGAATTTGGGATTCTACTATTACTCATCTGACAAAGGAAAGTTTGAAGCTTCATATCAAGCATTAAACACTACTTGTGATCTTCCTTTGGCATgtaaaccttatggtatttgtACATTTTCAGAAAAGTGTTCTTGCGTAAGGCTAATAAAAAGAGGAGATGGGTTGCTTTCTGATTGCACTGAAAATGTAACTGAGGGATTTTGCGGAAGAAACGAGTCCCAAATGCTACAACTACAAGGTGTTATGAGTGTATTAAGAAGCAATCCTTATAAGGTCAATGTCAGCAAAGAAGTATGTGCAAATTTATGCTTGGATAACTGCACATGTGTAGCTGCATTACATTTTTCTCTTGAGGATTCTGAGGATGATCACACAAAACCTGGAGAGTGCTATCTGTATGGACTAGCAAGAGGAGTAAAACAAATACAAAGGGATGGAAGACTGAGTTATATGGTCAAGGTGCCAGCGGGAACTGATCAAGATCATGATAAGCACTCTCATTGGAAGAAACGGATTCCAATTGTGGTAGGCGTGGTTGATGGAATTGTGTTGTTACTTGTTTTAGGAGGGATTGGATACTATGTAATCCGAAAGAGAAGAAAGCCGTGCGCAGATAGTACTGGTCACAGCAATTGA